In Piliocolobus tephrosceles isolate RC106 chromosome 6, ASM277652v3, whole genome shotgun sequence, the following are encoded in one genomic region:
- the LOC111530838 gene encoding putative SCAN domain-containing protein SCAND2P: protein MAIAVDQQIQTPSVGDLQTVKLEEDSHWEQEISLQGNYSGPETSCQSFWHFRYQEASGPREALLRLRKLCCQWLRLEKCTKEQILELLVLEQFLTVLPQEIQIRVPQQHPESGEEAVALVKDLQKEPGRQRLEPKCVVTTDLLALRIPAEKSRVARR from the exons ATGGCTATAGCTGTGGACCAACAAATCCAGACTCCTTCAGTAGGAGATCTCCAAACAGTTAAACTGGAAGAAGATTCCCACTGGGAGCAGGAAATTTCCCTTCAAGGGAATTACTCTGGACCGGAGACATCCTGCCAGAGCTTTTGGCATTTCCGTTACCAAGAAGCATCAGGACCCCGAGAGGCCCTCCTCCGGCTCCGGAAGCTCTGTTGTCAGTGGCTAAGGCTAGAGAAGTGTACAAAAGAGCAGATCCTGGAGTTGCTGGTCCTAGAACAGTTCCTGACTGTCCTTCCCCAGGAGATCCAGATCCGGGTCCCACAGCAGCATCCAGAGAGTGGAGAGGAGGCAGTGGCCCTGGTGAAAGACTTGCAGAaagaacctggaagacagaggctggag CCGAAGTGTGTTGTTACCACTGATCTCCTGGCTCTGAGAATTCCTGCAGAGAAGAGCAGGGTGGCAAGGAGATAG